In a genomic window of Quercus lobata isolate SW786 chromosome 4, ValleyOak3.0 Primary Assembly, whole genome shotgun sequence:
- the LOC115986709 gene encoding abscisic acid receptor PYL9-like has protein sequence MNSGEAFGAMEAQYIGRHHRHEPRENQCTSALVKHIKAPVHLVWSLVRRFDQPQKYKPFVSRCVVNGDLGIGSVREVNVKSGLPATTSTERLELLNDEEHILGIRIVGGDHRLRNYSSIITVHPEVIDGRPGTLVIESFLVDVPDGNTMEDTRYFVEALIRCNLKSLADVSERMAVQDRTEPIIQ, from the exons ATGAACAGTGGTGAAGCCTTTGGAGCAATGGAGGCGCAGTACATAGGGAGACATCACAGGCACGAACCCAGAGAGAATCAGTGTACCTCTGCTCTTGTCAAGCACATCAAAGCCCCTGTTCATCTt GTATGGTCGTTGGTGAGGAGGTTCGATCAACCTCAGAAATACAAGCCCTTTGTCAGCAGGTGTGTGGTGAATGGGGACCTTGGTATTGGGAGTGTAAGAGAAGTGAATGTTAAATCTGGGCTTCCTGCCACGACAAGCACCGAGAGGTTGGAACTTCTTAATGATGAGGAACACATTCTTGGCATCAGGATTGTTGGCGGCGATCACAGGCTGAGG AACTACTCTTCTATCATTACAGTCCATCCAGAGGTTATTGATGGAAGGCCAGGGACCCTGGTGATTGAGTCCTTTCTGGTGGATGTGCCTGATGGGAATACCATGGAAGATACACGTTACTTTGTCGAGGCATTGATCAGGTGCAACTTGAAATCCTTGGCTGATGTCTCTGAGAGGATGGCCGTGCAGGACAGAACTGAACCCATCATCCAATAG